Part of the Burkholderia sp. FERM BP-3421 genome, CTCGCGTGCGGAGCCAAGCCGCGTCACGCGGCCGGTCTCGAGTACGCGCAGCAGCTTCACCTGCGACTCGACGGGCATCTCGGTCACCTCGTCGAGGAACAGCGTGCCGCCGTCCGCCCGCTCGAAGAAACCCTTGTGCTGGCGCTCCGCGCCCGTGAAGCTGCCGCGGTCGTGGCCGAACATCTCGCTCTCGACCAGGTTCGCCGCGATCGCGCCGCAATTGATCGCGAGGAACGGCCCGCGCCGACGCAGGCTCAGGTCGTGGATGGTCTGCGCGACCAGCTCCTTGCCGGTGCCCGACTCGCCCGTCAGCAACACCGACGCCTCGGTCACGGCCACTCGGCCGATCGCGTCGTACATCGCCTGCATCGGCGGCGCGCTGCCGAGCATGCGGCCGAAGCGCCCGAGGCGCTTGAGTTCGGAGCGCAGCGCGGCGATCTCCGCATGCAGCACGCTGGTTCTCGGCACGCGCGCGAAGATGCTGTTCAGGCGCTGCATGTTCAGCGGCTTCACCAGGTAATCGGTCGCGCCGTGGCGCAGCGCGTCGATCGCCGTCTCCAGGCTCGCATGGCCGGTGGTCAGCACCATCTCGCAATGCGCGCCGGCCGGCAGCTCGTCGAACAGGTCCATGCCGTTTCCATCCGGCAACACGAGATCGCACAACACCAGATCGGGTGTATGCACAACCATTCTGGCCCGCGCTTCCTCGAGCGTGGCCGCCGT contains:
- a CDS encoding sigma-54-dependent transcriptional regulator — protein: MPYVLIVEDDADTRAMLAALAQAQQLTCDTAATLEEARARMVVHTPDLVLCDLVLPDGNGMDLFDELPAGAHCEMVLTTGHASLETAIDALRHGATDYLVKPLNMQRLNSIFARVPRTSVLHAEIAALRSELKRLGRFGRMLGSAPPMQAMYDAIGRVAVTEASVLLTGESGTGKELVAQTIHDLSLRRRGPFLAINCGAIAANLVESEMFGHDRGSFTGAERQHKGFFERADGGTLFLDEVTEMPVESQVKLLRVLETGRVTRLGSAREIDVDVRIVAATNRDPEAAMEAGKLRADLYHRINVFPIALPPLRARGDDIPMLAQAFLQRLNEDSGRAMRFAPAALDALRTYAWPGNVRELRNLVQRASIFNDDDVIASLPPPIMTEASVSGDAQADAERVTVSFGTTLEEVDRRIILGTLAKCGGVKAQAAEVLDVSLKTIYNRLAQMADGDDKPND